In the genome of Deinococcus hopiensis KR-140, the window CCGGAGCGTTCACCGCCGCGGTGGGGCGACGTCTGGTTTTGTAGCCGGGGTCCCTCGTTCGCCTGGTGCCCGCGCCCTTCATGCACCTCCTGCTCTCTTCCGGCACGTGCCCGCTTCTTGAACGGTCAGGCGCAGGCGTTATTTTCCTCCCATCACGTCACCCGCTGGCAGGGGCTTGGCAAAGAGGTATCCCTGCCCGAGCGTGCACCCCAGGTTCAGGAGGATGCTTCGCTCCTCTTCGCTTTCAATGCCTTCTGCGATGGTGGTTAATTGGAGCGCGCCGGCCAGATTGATGATGGCCTGCACGAGAGGCGTTCCTCCCGAGGTTCCAGCGAGCTGTGTGACGAACGCCCGGTCGATCTTGAGGATGTTGATCGGCAACTGGGCGAGTTGGCTCAGGCTGGAATAGCCAGTCCCAAAGTCGTCAATCGAAATCGAAACCCCCAGGTTGCGCAGCGCCCGCATCTGGCCGACAGATTCGTCCACGTTGCGCATCACGGTCCGCTCGGTCAATTCAAGCTCCAGAAGTTCCGCGGGAAAGCCGGTCTCCTGCAGGCACGCCTGAACAATCTGCGCGAACTCTGGCCGTTCAAATTGAAGTGACGCCACGTTCACCGCAATTCTGAGGGGCGGGTGGCCTGCGGCAAGCCACGCGGCCCCCTGACTGCAGGCTTCGCGCAAGACCCACTCGCCAATGGGGAGGATCAGCCCCGTCTCCTCGGCAATCGGGATGAAGTGCGCCGGTGACACCCACCCCAGGTGGGGATGACGCCAGCGCAGCAGGGCTTCGACCGCCACAACTGACCCGTCTTCCAGGAAGACGACCGGCTGGTAATGGAGTTCCAGCTCCTGGAGTTCAGCGGCCCGGCGCAGGTACGAAGCGAGTTGGAAACGTTCGTAGGCACGGCGGTTCATTTCACTGCGGAAGACGGCAAAGCCAGTCTTCTGACTTTTGGCGCGGTACATGGCCAGGTCGGCGTTGCGCTGCAGGGTGGCCGCGTCCCGGCCTCCCCCAGGCACCACGCTGATGCCAATCGACGCCGTCAAGTTGAATTCCCTTTCTGGAAACACAAAGGGCCTTCCCAGCGCTTCCAGGATTCTGCGCGCCACCAGTTCTGCGCCGTCCTCTTGCGTAAAAGGCAGCAAGGCCGTGAACTCGTCGCCACTGATGCGCGCCAGGGGCGTTCCTTTTCGGACCTGGGTCTTGAGTCGGCGCGCCACCTCCTCGAGCACCGCGTCGCCCACGTGATGTCCAAAGGTATCGTTGACGCTCTTGAAATCGTCAAGATCGATAAACAAAAAGGCCAGGGGTTCCTGGTCCCCCCTGACGGCCTGCAGGGTCTCTTCCAGGCACTGGTTGAACGCTTCGCGGTTCATCAACCCTGTCAACGGATCGTGCTTCGCGTGGTGCAAAAGCTGGGCCGTGAGGTGATGGTGCTCGATCGCAACGCCAGACAGCTGGCTGGCTCGGTCCAGATGCATAATGGTCCCGTCCGCCTTTTCCAGCGGCCGCTTCCCAAACACCGCGAGCGAGCCCAGAGGCGCCGCGTGGCCGTTCGAAATGGGGACGGCGGTGCACGAACGGAAGTCGCCGGCCAGCAGCAGCGTTCGTAAATCATTGGGCGGCGTAAGCTCCTCGAGGTCCTTAACGATCACGGTGCCGCGAATCATGGAGGCGAGGGGTTCTTCATCCACTGGGAGGCCGTCCAGCGCGTCTCTCAACGCCACCGGAAGGCTTGGCGCCGCCGCCACGAACAGGGCGTCGCCTTCCTTGAGCGTGAGCGAGCAGGCGTACCCCGGCAACTGACGCTCCACCATCAGGGCCACTTGATTCAGAACCTCGGAGAGGGGCTGACCCCGAACGACCATCTCGAGAATGGTGTTGCGGTCTTCCTGGGTCCGCTCCTCTCTTTTTCGCTCGCTGATGTCCTGAAAGTACACGGCCAGCCCGCCGCGGTGTGGGTGCATATCCAGGGTAAACCAGGTGTTCAGGCCGGTGTAGTAATCCTCGTGACACACGTGCTTCTGCTCACGCATGGCCTCGCGATACCGGGATTCCCAACTGGATCCCCGCAGGTCGGGGAACGCCTCCCACAAGTCGCGGCCCAAAAGATCAGTTGCCCGCAGCCCCACCAGCCGCTCGGCCTGCGGGTTGAGGTAGGTGAGGCGCCACTCGGCGTCCAGGATGAAAAAGGCGTCGTGCATGTTCTCCAGCACTTCGGCAGCCTCGATGCTGTTCATCCCGATGCCGCCAGTGAGGGGGAGCGCCGGTTCACGCTCACGCAAAATCACCAGGACAGAACTCAGCGCGCCCTCCTGACCTCGCAACGGGGTCATCAGGACATCGCAATGATGTACGGTCGCC includes:
- a CDS encoding sensor domain-containing protein, whose translation is MGLTQHSVGEFTTVSNGTPDALLLLGPAQEIAWMNPAAARLLGIHPEDQGKLWTEVLPTEAQASMRWGLSVVLQGQPHRFQALLPGAIMATVHHCDVLMTPLRGQEGALSSVLVILREREPALPLTGGIGMNSIEAAEVLENMHDAFFILDAEWRLTYLNPQAERLVGLRATDLLGRDLWEAFPDLRGSSWESRYREAMREQKHVCHEDYYTGLNTWFTLDMHPHRGGLAVYFQDISERKREERTQEDRNTILEMVVRGQPLSEVLNQVALMVERQLPGYACSLTLKEGDALFVAAAPSLPVALRDALDGLPVDEEPLASMIRGTVIVKDLEELTPPNDLRTLLLAGDFRSCTAVPISNGHAAPLGSLAVFGKRPLEKADGTIMHLDRASQLSGVAIEHHHLTAQLLHHAKHDPLTGLMNREAFNQCLEETLQAVRGDQEPLAFLFIDLDDFKSVNDTFGHHVGDAVLEEVARRLKTQVRKGTPLARISGDEFTALLPFTQEDGAELVARRILEALGRPFVFPEREFNLTASIGISVVPGGGRDAATLQRNADLAMYRAKSQKTGFAVFRSEMNRRAYERFQLASYLRRAAELQELELHYQPVVFLEDGSVVAVEALLRWRHPHLGWVSPAHFIPIAEETGLILPIGEWVLREACSQGAAWLAAGHPPLRIAVNVASLQFERPEFAQIVQACLQETGFPAELLELELTERTVMRNVDESVGQMRALRNLGVSISIDDFGTGYSSLSQLAQLPINILKIDRAFVTQLAGTSGGTPLVQAIINLAGALQLTTIAEGIESEEERSILLNLGCTLGQGYLFAKPLPAGDVMGGK